A genome region from Hevea brasiliensis isolate MT/VB/25A 57/8 chromosome 7, ASM3005281v1, whole genome shotgun sequence includes the following:
- the LOC110665682 gene encoding UV-B-induced protein At3g17800, chloroplastic, translating to MDYCLSSTLTNLSPHFLPSTVKFGYLRLVYPPSFIHKFADRSLTCTSTFLRREVRSPLVFVARAGFSHCEPSSSSLNTPLEPCSAAGKFLSSVFQNQRQLFHVAVADELKLLAEDRDGAVSRMFLSSGSDEAFLHRRIAQLKEHECQIAVEDVIYMLIFFKFSEIRVPLVPKLSRCIYNGRLEIWPPKDWELESIHGFEVLEMIREHVCTVIGLRANSSVTDSWATTEIQLLQLGRVYAASILYGYFLKSASLRHYLERCLAVPHHDPYLSCRTMFQFPDSLPYDHLSNMQSVLSCQESSEQDWKREKLKCYVLGFDAETLQRCAKLKSKEAVNLIEKHSFALFGDDKNGLLENDEVILTSFSSLRRLVLEAVAFGSFLWDTEEYVNSLFKLNENY from the exons ATGGACTATTGCCTATCCTCTACCCTAACAAATCTATCTCCCCATTTTTTACCGTCGACGGTAAAATTCGGTTATTTGCGCTTAGTTTACCCTCCCTCTTTTATCCACAAGTTCGCCGATCGGAGCCTAACTTGTACGAGTACTTTCCTTCGACGGGAAGTACGATCGCCCCTGGTCTTTGTTGCCAGAGCAGGCTTTAGCCACTGCGAGCCCAGCAGCAGTAGCTTGAACACGCCTCTTGAGCCGTGCTCGGCCGCTGGGAAGTTTTTGTCCAGTGTGTTTCAGAATCAGAGACAGTTGTTTCATGTTGCGGTCGCTGATGAGTTGAAGCTTTTGGCTGAAGATAGAGATGGTGCTGTTTCTCGCATGTTTCTTAGCTCTGGCTCCGATGAAGCCTTCCTTCATAG GAGAATTGCACAACTGAAAGAACACGAGTGCCAAATTGCTGTTGAAGATGTCATATACATGTTAATATTTTTCAAATTCTCTGAGATCAGAGTCCCTTTGGTTCCAAAACTCTCTAGGTGCATTTATAATGGCAGACTAGAGATATGGCCTCCAAAGGACTGGGAACTAGAATCTATTCATGGCTTTGAGGTTTTAGAGATGATAAGGGAACATGTCTGCACAGTAATTGGCTTGAGGGCAAATTCTAGTGTCACAGACAGTTGGGCAACAACTGAGATCCAACTACTCCAGCTTGGTCGAGTGTATGCAGCCTCAATCTTATATGGTTACTTCTTGAAGTCTGCATCCTTGAGGCATTATCTGGAACGTTGTCTAGCTGTGCCCCATCATGATCCTTATCTTAGTTGTAGGACCATGTTTCAGTTTCCAGACTCATTACCTTATGATCATTTAAGCAACATGCAATCTGTTTTATCATGCCAAGAGTCAAGTGAGCAGGActggaagcgtgaaaaattgaAGTGCTATGTGTTGGGTTTTGATGCTGAGACATTGCAGAGATGTGCAAAACTGAAATCTAAAGAGGCTGTGAATTTGATTGAGAAGCATAGCTTTGCACTTTTTGGGGATGACAAGAATGGTTTGCTAGAGAATGATGAGGTTATTTTGACATCTTTTTCAAGCTTAAGGAGATTAGTTTTGGAGGCAGTTGCTTTTGGTTCTTTCCTCTGGGACACAGAAGAGTATGTCAACTCTTTATTCAAGCTAAATGAGAATTattag